From a single Clostridium isatidis genomic region:
- a CDS encoding GyrI-like domain-containing protein: MKYEWRKQEKNLYLPKQKPEIVTVPRQKFIMIKGQGDPNGEDFAERLKALYPIAYAIRMMPKQGYTPEGYFEYTVYPLEGIWDLTEKGRKLDKLDKNELIYTIMIRQPDFVTEEVFQRALETAKKKKANPLFNEVTFDTMEDGLSVQMMHVGPYDDEAESFAKMKEFIKDNNLEIVTLVHREIYISDARKVAPEKLKTVLRYRVKHK; this comes from the coding sequence ATGAAATACGAGTGGAGAAAACAAGAAAAAAATTTATATTTGCCAAAGCAAAAGCCTGAAATAGTAACAGTTCCAAGGCAGAAATTTATTATGATAAAAGGGCAGGGAGATCCAAATGGAGAGGACTTTGCAGAAAGATTAAAAGCTCTTTATCCAATAGCTTATGCAATTAGAATGATGCCTAAACAGGGATATACACCAGAAGGGTATTTTGAATATACAGTGTATCCTCTAGAAGGAATATGGGATCTAACAGAAAAGGGGAGAAAGTTAGATAAATTAGATAAAAATGAGCTAATATATACTATTATGATTAGACAGCCAGACTTTGTAACAGAAGAAGTTTTTCAAAGGGCTTTAGAGACTGCAAAGAAAAAGAAGGCTAATCCATTATTTAATGAAGTAACTTTTGATACAATGGAAGATGGACTTTCAGTACAAATGATGCATGTTGGACCTTATGATGATGAAGCAGAAAGCTTTGCCAAAATGAAAGAGTTTATAAAAGATAATAATCTTGAAATAGTTACTTTAGTACATAGGGAAATATATATATCAGATGCTAGAAAAGTGGCTCCTGAAAAACTAAAGACAGTTTTAAGATATAGGGTTAAACATAAGTAA
- a CDS encoding phosphatase PAP2 family protein gives MLQFIQNIDNAIILYIQNNMHNPILDRFMIFITTIGNAGAIWIIISSLLILSKKYRKIGFISIFSFLLAVLLGESLLKNIVQRSRPFENFEAIKVLISKPASYSFPSGHSGFAFAVTGVLAKYFRKNRFLLYIFASLMAFSRVYLFVHYPSDVISGAILGLVCSKISFYILDSENNDFNISI, from the coding sequence ATGCTGCAATTTATACAAAATATTGATAATGCTATTATTCTTTATATACAAAATAATATGCATAATCCAATACTAGATAGGTTTATGATTTTTATAACTACTATAGGTAATGCAGGAGCGATTTGGATTATAATTTCTAGTCTTTTGATTCTTAGCAAAAAATATAGGAAGATAGGATTTATATCAATATTTTCTTTCTTATTAGCAGTGCTGCTTGGGGAAAGTTTATTAAAAAATATAGTTCAGCGTTCACGGCCCTTTGAAAACTTTGAAGCCATTAAAGTCCTTATTTCAAAACCAGCTAGTTATTCCTTTCCCTCAGGTCATTCGGGATTTGCCTTTGCTGTTACAGGAGTATTAGCTAAATATTTCAGAAAAAATAGATTTCTTTTATATATATTTGCATCCTTAATGGCTTTTTCAAGAGTATATTTATTTGTCCATTATCCTTCAGATGTTATTTCAGGAGCAATTTTAGGATTAGTCTGTTCCAAAATTTCATTTTATATTTTAGATAGTGAAAATAATGATTTTAATATTTCAATATAA
- a CDS encoding PQQ-dependent sugar dehydrogenase: MRRFVYRTLCNIIYGKKSYTRQIPYRVELVAENLNVPWAIAESDDGKIYFTERVGRIRVIENGRLNPQPLVTITPIFTEAEAGLFGIALDPNFSENHYVYVMHTYSVGNNIYSRVIRLVERNNALSLDNIIIDRLPAGRIHLGGRLKIGPDGKLYIPVGDANNYSYAQDPSILAGKILRLNLDGSIPEDNPFPNSPVYTLGHRNPQGLAWNSENVLYSSEHGESGHDEINIIKAGRNYGWPIAEGNATIPGFNYERPIFDSGDLTFAPSGITFITKGPWAGKLLVGNLRGQQLLLFTFNEDGTSVESLETFFPNEFGRIREVYEAKDGSIYITTSNRDGRGNPSPGDDKILRLIPIE; encoded by the coding sequence ATGAGAAGATTTGTTTATAGGACCTTATGTAATATAATTTATGGAAAAAAAAGCTATACAAGGCAAATTCCTTATAGGGTTGAACTGGTTGCCGAGAATTTAAATGTACCTTGGGCAATAGCTGAAAGTGATGATGGAAAAATATATTTCACTGAAAGAGTAGGTAGGATTAGAGTTATTGAAAATGGAAGACTTAATCCTCAACCCCTTGTAACTATTACTCCAATTTTTACTGAGGCTGAAGCAGGCTTATTTGGTATAGCCTTAGACCCAAATTTTTCTGAAAATCATTATGTTTATGTTATGCACACATATTCAGTTGGTAATAATATTTATAGCAGAGTAATAAGACTTGTAGAAAGAAATAATGCTTTATCTCTAGATAATATTATTATTGATAGACTGCCTGCAGGTAGAATACATCTTGGAGGAAGATTAAAAATAGGTCCAGATGGAAAATTATATATTCCTGTTGGAGATGCAAATAATTATTCCTATGCTCAGGACCCATCTATTTTAGCAGGTAAAATCTTAAGATTAAATTTAGATGGAAGCATCCCTGAAGATAATCCCTTTCCTAACTCTCCAGTTTATACCTTAGGACATAGAAATCCGCAGGGTTTGGCATGGAATTCTGAAAATGTATTATACTCATCGGAACATGGTGAAAGCGGACATGATGAAATCAACATAATAAAAGCAGGTAGAAATTATGGCTGGCCTATAGCTGAAGGAAATGCAACAATTCCTGGCTTTAATTATGAAAGACCCATTTTTGATAGCGGAGATTTAACTTTTGCCCCTTCTGGTATTACTTTTATTACTAAGGGACCTTGGGCAGGAAAGCTTCTTGTTGGAAATTTACGTGGACAACAATTGCTTTTGTTTACCTTTAATGAAGATGGAACTAGTGTAGAAAGTTTAGAAACCTTTTTTCCTAATGAATTTGGACGTATTAGAGAGGTTTATGAAGCAAAAGATGGTTCAATTTATATAACAACAAGCAATAGGGATGGCAGGGGAAATCCAAGTCCAGGTGATGATAAAATTTTAAGGCTTATTCCTATAGAATAA
- a CDS encoding methyl-accepting chemotaxis protein codes for MKDKREKKKTRKIIPIKTKMIGLFIPILLASLLILGFISFSTANKIISNELDKNMNSILNEEKKEIQRILQRHQKVAESLSEIAEASTEGLNEEFYKNILTGLIERNDETSGAGVWFEPYQYKKDVENFAPFAFKSNGIITYTDEYAKTDFRANEWYKIAENTDKDIEWSAPYYDEIANLNMVTVSSPIYDKNNNFIGVTTADIDLSTIQEKIKGIKVGENGKGFLIDKEGLFIASQYEEKIMNNNIKNDPNSSLASIAETILSSKEGKTTFEDDFGVENMYYTSIPDTEWIIGIYVPKAEVYSAVASLRGTVIIVILTSIIIALFLTVYFANYIGRSLKKVNDFAEKIAMGDLSESFILNTNDEFEEMGGHLNSMASNLRVIIELIKENSQNISSASNELSATVEELASNSTLINEAIENIAEDIEEFSAVTEEVSASVEEVDESMNVLSSRTLEGSNNANNAKERALKSQENSKNIILMTKNLFSQKEENMKKVIEESAIIDNIGVMADTIASIAEQTNLLALNAAIEAARAGDQGKGFSVVADEVRKLAEESSKAVSEIQKTIELVKEVFNKSINTGKDILNFIDVDIRKNYDEYEETGNQYYKDSDFVSNMTEEIASMSEEVTATVGQVSQAMQQIAEAVQKDTEKANSIKVSINETTMAIEQVAKAAQNQAELADQLMKMIDNFKL; via the coding sequence ATGAAAGATAAGAGAGAAAAGAAAAAAACTAGAAAAATTATACCAATTAAAACAAAGATGATAGGATTATTTATTCCAATATTATTAGCTTCTCTTCTTATATTAGGTTTTATTAGTTTTTCAACTGCTAATAAAATAATAAGTAATGAACTAGATAAAAATATGAATAGTATCCTAAATGAAGAAAAGAAAGAAATACAAAGAATACTTCAAAGACATCAAAAAGTAGCAGAAAGCTTAAGTGAAATTGCAGAAGCTTCTACAGAAGGATTAAATGAGGAGTTTTATAAAAATATATTAACTGGATTAATTGAAAGAAATGATGAAACCTCTGGAGCAGGAGTCTGGTTTGAACCTTACCAATATAAAAAAGATGTAGAGAATTTTGCGCCTTTTGCTTTTAAATCTAATGGTATTATTACATATACAGATGAATATGCTAAAACTGATTTCAGAGCAAATGAATGGTATAAGATTGCTGAAAATACTGATAAAGATATTGAATGGTCAGCACCTTATTATGATGAAATTGCAAATTTGAATATGGTAACAGTATCATCTCCAATTTATGATAAAAATAATAATTTTATTGGAGTAACAACTGCAGATATAGATTTATCTACAATTCAAGAAAAAATAAAAGGTATAAAAGTTGGAGAAAATGGAAAAGGCTTTTTAATAGATAAAGAAGGATTATTTATAGCTTCTCAATATGAAGAAAAAATTATGAATAATAATATAAAAAATGATCCTAATTCAAGCTTAGCTTCTATAGCAGAAACAATTTTATCTAGTAAGGAAGGAAAGACAACTTTTGAAGATGATTTTGGTGTAGAAAATATGTATTATACTTCTATACCAGATACAGAATGGATTATTGGTATTTATGTTCCAAAAGCAGAGGTTTATTCTGCAGTTGCCTCTCTTAGAGGAACTGTAATTATAGTAATATTAACTTCAATAATTATAGCCCTTTTCTTAACAGTATATTTTGCTAATTATATAGGTAGAAGCCTTAAAAAGGTTAATGATTTTGCTGAGAAAATTGCAATGGGAGATTTATCTGAAAGTTTTATTCTTAATACTAATGATGAATTTGAAGAGATGGGCGGTCATTTAAATTCCATGGCATCAAATCTTCGAGTTATTATAGAATTAATAAAAGAAAATTCACAAAATATAAGTTCAGCCTCTAATGAACTTTCAGCTACAGTTGAGGAACTTGCAAGTAACTCTACTTTGATTAATGAAGCAATTGAAAATATAGCAGAAGATATAGAAGAATTTTCTGCAGTTACTGAAGAAGTAAGTGCATCAGTTGAAGAAGTAGATGAAAGTATGAATGTATTATCTTCAAGGACCTTAGAAGGAAGTAACAATGCAAATAATGCAAAAGAACGAGCTTTAAAATCACAAGAAAATAGTAAGAATATAATATTAATGACAAAAAATTTATTTTCTCAAAAGGAAGAGAATATGAAAAAGGTTATAGAAGAAAGTGCAATAATTGATAATATTGGTGTAATGGCTGATACAATAGCTTCTATTGCTGAGCAAACAAATTTACTTGCTCTAAATGCAGCTATAGAGGCGGCAAGGGCAGGAGATCAAGGAAAAGGCTTTTCTGTAGTTGCAGATGAAGTAAGAAAACTTGCGGAAGAATCTTCTAAAGCAGTATCAGAGATACAAAAAACTATAGAGTTAGTAAAGGAAGTATTTAATAAGAGTATTAATACTGGCAAAGATATTCTAAACTTTATTGATGTAGATATAAGAAAAAATTATGATGAATATGAGGAAACAGGAAATCAATATTATAAAGATTCGGATTTTGTAAGCAATATGACAGAAGAAATAGCATCTATGTCAGAGGAAGTTACAGCAACAGTTGGACAAGTATCTCAGGCAATGCAGCAAATTGCTGAAGCTGTTCAAAAGGATACAGAAAAAGCAAATTCTATTAAAGTAAGTATAAATGAAACAACAATGGCTATAGAACAAGTTGCTAAAGCTGCTCAAAATCAGGCAGAACTTGCAGATCAATTAATGAAAATGATAGATAATTTTAAATTATAA
- a CDS encoding nucleotidyltransferase domain-containing protein, with product MVINNILNKITAEIENIPGIVGIVLGGSRARGNNHETSDIDIGIYYDEALGFSTDELSKAATKLDDEHRENLVTPIGGWGPWVNAGGWLVIDGYHVDFILRDIDRVEKEINDCIEGKISTNYQTGHPHGYLNVMYMGEISICKILSDKYKKLTELKNKTNPYPKRLKDVMVNYFMFEACFSLMHAESNIYKDDISYVAGHIFRSVSCLNQLLFTANEEYCINEKKAVKMVDSFEIKPENYKKRIDKIYSLISSNPEETRKAVGMLKEIIDEVDTDPRIEYLLH from the coding sequence ATGGTAATTAATAATATTTTAAATAAAATTACAGCCGAAATAGAAAATATTCCTGGTATTGTGGGAATAGTTTTAGGTGGATCAAGAGCAAGAGGAAATAATCATGAAACTTCAGATATAGATATTGGAATATATTATGATGAAGCTTTAGGTTTTAGTACAGATGAGCTTTCAAAAGCAGCTACAAAACTAGATGATGAACATAGAGAAAATTTAGTTACGCCAATAGGTGGATGGGGACCATGGGTAAATGCTGGTGGATGGCTTGTAATTGATGGATATCATGTAGATTTTATTCTTCGTGATATAGATAGGGTAGAAAAAGAAATTAATGACTGTATAGAAGGAAAAATTTCAACTAATTATCAAACTGGACATCCTCATGGATATTTAAATGTAATGTATATGGGTGAAATTTCCATATGCAAGATATTATCAGATAAGTATAAAAAATTAACTGAGTTAAAAAATAAAACTAATCCATATCCAAAAAGATTAAAAGATGTTATGGTTAATTACTTTATGTTTGAGGCGTGTTTCTCATTAATGCATGCGGAAAGCAATATATATAAGGATGATATTTCATATGTGGCAGGTCATATTTTTAGAAGTGTATCCTGCTTAAATCAATTACTTTTTACTGCAAATGAAGAATATTGCATTAATGAAAAGAAAGCTGTTAAAATGGTAGATAGTTTTGAAATTAAACCAGAAAACTATAAAAAAAGAATTGATAAAATCTATTCGTTAATATCTTCAAATCCTGAAGAGACAAGAAAAGCAGTAGGGATGCTTAAGGAGATTATAGATGAAGTAGATACAGATCCTAGAATAGAGTATCTGCTTCATTAA
- a CDS encoding GNAT family N-acetyltransferase → MDIVIRQEQEDDYKKTEYVVEEAFKTAEYTDHTEQFLVAKLRNSNAFVPELSLVAEHDGEIIGHIMLTKVIIRNDTKEEEALSLAPLSVLPEYQKEGVGSKLIEEALKTAKKLGFKSVIVLGHDQYYPKFGFKPAKNWGIISPFDVRDEFFMALELEEGSLKDVSGLVIYPREFLE, encoded by the coding sequence ATGGATATAGTAATAAGACAAGAACAAGAAGATGATTATAAGAAAACTGAATATGTTGTAGAAGAGGCTTTTAAAACTGCAGAATACACCGATCATACTGAACAATTTTTAGTTGCTAAATTAAGAAATAGCAATGCTTTTGTGCCTGAACTTTCTCTTGTAGCAGAGCATGATGGAGAAATTATAGGACATATTATGTTAACTAAAGTAATAATAAGAAATGATACTAAAGAAGAGGAAGCACTATCCTTAGCGCCACTTTCTGTTTTACCAGAATATCAAAAGGAAGGTGTAGGAAGCAAGCTTATAGAAGAAGCATTAAAAACTGCAAAAAAACTAGGATTTAAATCAGTTATAGTTCTTGGTCATGATCAATATTATCCTAAGTTTGGATTTAAACCTGCAAAAAACTGGGGAATAATTTCTCCTTTTGATGTAAGAGACGAATTCTTTATGGCATTAGAGCTTGAAGAAGGAAGCCTAAAGGATGTTTCAGGTTTAGTAATTTATCCAAGAGAATTTTTAGAATAA
- a CDS encoding plasmid mobilization protein, whose translation MIKDKFLKVRLTKEEKDKIRYFARRRGLNMSEYIKYCIMKTEVLEKENSSN comes from the coding sequence ATGATTAAAGATAAATTTCTAAAGGTTAGGCTAACTAAAGAAGAAAAAGATAAAATACGTTATTTTGCCCGGAGAAGGGGTTTAAATATGAGTGAGTATATAAAATATTGTATAATGAAAACTGAAGTTTTAGAAAAGGAAAATAGCAGCAATTAG
- a CDS encoding ABC transporter permease, with product MNIFRCLYRYIRKTNFIFLCIVSMLLFFSLIVGNVENITKIILEANNQLTSNYISIRFNDKLENQEVLELINKVKQSEDIIIKYYLQTGFDYDVKSEGIFFNGTFNNSYNLLEGRFFTKDDFRADANFAVIGKEVLRYTKVENGRRYILRGLDKYEVIGVVGKEKLSSRYDDIILYNLNSILNNKEILNKDTWWIDSLNKSKIEIKEEVTNIGDNQFIEIIDEVDNSPNPLAQAIKRSQTLIISFVLIILCVLLTLVRSIIYWIESISLEIGVRKKYGATNKEIFFDIVKRYILISTGAMIISIIIQKVFLKINFLELVNYQISYINIILSIMFIITLGIIFICIAMYKISKIGINQLLKGR from the coding sequence ATGAATATTTTTAGATGTTTATATAGGTATATAAGAAAAACAAATTTTATTTTTCTATGTATTGTTTCAATGCTATTATTTTTTTCCTTAATAGTAGGAAATGTTGAAAATATAACTAAAATTATATTAGAAGCCAATAATCAATTAACAAGTAACTACATAAGTATAAGGTTTAATGATAAATTGGAAAATCAAGAAGTTTTGGAACTAATAAATAAAGTTAAACAAAGTGAAGATATAATTATTAAATATTATCTTCAAACTGGATTTGATTATGATGTGAAAAGTGAGGGAATTTTCTTTAATGGTACATTCAATAATAGTTATAATTTATTAGAAGGTAGATTTTTTACTAAGGATGATTTTAGAGCAGATGCTAATTTTGCAGTTATTGGGAAAGAGGTTTTAAGATACACAAAAGTGGAAAATGGCAGAAGATATATTTTAAGGGGACTCGATAAATATGAAGTTATAGGGGTAGTAGGTAAAGAGAAATTATCTTCAAGATATGACGATATAATTTTATATAACTTAAATTCTATTTTAAATAATAAAGAAATTTTGAACAAAGATACATGGTGGATAGATAGTCTAAATAAAAGTAAGATTGAAATTAAAGAAGAAGTAACAAATATTGGAGATAATCAATTTATTGAAATAATTGATGAAGTAGATAATTCTCCTAATCCATTAGCTCAAGCAATAAAGCGCTCTCAAACATTAATAATAAGTTTTGTATTAATAATTTTATGTGTGTTGTTAACATTAGTTAGGTCAATTATATATTGGATAGAGAGTATAAGTTTAGAAATTGGTGTTAGGAAAAAATATGGTGCTACAAACAAAGAAATTTTTTTTGATATTGTAAAAAGATATATTTTGATTTCTACGGGGGCAATGATTATATCGATAATTATCCAAAAGGTATTTTTAAAAATTAATTTCTTAGAATTAGTTAATTATCAAATTAGTTATATAAATATAATTTTAAGTATTATGTTTATTATTACATTAGGCATAATTTTTATATGTATAGCTATGTATAAGATAAGTAAAATTGGAATAAATCAGTTACTAAAGGGGAGGTAA
- a CDS encoding ABC transporter permease, with translation MRLRYAINGIKRNLVLTLILIIQLVFAFYALYNTVDIKQKVHSESSKIANYFKGKKVYNLWNDFSDVMFDEEKFPRINEGSLQKTFGVLREFPQVTFTHQVLFPISIEVFEDNENFKFYPTEGNFEGRTFFQAKNIVLNQNALKEFDVKLKDGRFFNSNETKRNYGNNNVLPIIVGANYEKYFKVGDEITYIRPEFGLAKAKIIGIMEENQYMPVDMMAFDFKRYADLNNFILTSYSQFQDYRIMYDTMFGYNFILFDEDTSNETIEEINNEIKNAFYDNLGIRVTIKDLNRYIKAELDTFENQDKIASVTSVTIFVFISLTLIISTLNSIYKRKKEFGIHIFSGATIGDLAITIYLEVLLVLLFSFGISLLVIFYQNSGINIFNIKILFLNLIIISVITTIFPIIKIFKLEINDIIKGAD, from the coding sequence ATGAGACTTAGATATGCTATAAACGGAATAAAGAGAAACTTAGTATTAACATTAATTCTTATAATTCAATTAGTTTTTGCTTTTTATGCTCTTTATAATACTGTTGATATTAAGCAAAAGGTGCATTCTGAATCATCAAAAATAGCAAATTATTTTAAAGGGAAAAAGGTATATAATTTATGGAATGATTTTTCAGATGTTATGTTTGATGAAGAGAAATTTCCAAGGATAAATGAAGGAAGTTTACAAAAAACCTTTGGGGTTTTAAGGGAATTCCCTCAAGTTACCTTTACTCACCAAGTACTTTTTCCTATTTCGATAGAAGTATTTGAAGATAATGAAAATTTTAAGTTTTATCCAACAGAGGGCAATTTTGAGGGAAGAACATTTTTTCAGGCTAAAAATATCGTCTTAAATCAAAATGCATTAAAGGAATTTGATGTTAAATTGAAGGATGGAAGGTTTTTTAATTCAAATGAAACTAAAAGAAATTATGGAAATAATAATGTATTGCCTATTATAGTAGGAGCTAATTATGAAAAATATTTTAAGGTTGGAGATGAAATTACATATATTAGGCCTGAGTTCGGATTAGCTAAGGCTAAGATAATAGGGATAATGGAAGAAAACCAGTATATGCCTGTTGATATGATGGCATTTGATTTTAAAAGATATGCGGATTTAAACAATTTTATATTAACTAGCTATTCTCAATTTCAAGATTATAGAATCATGTATGATACAATGTTTGGTTATAACTTTATTTTATTTGATGAAGATACTTCAAATGAAACAATTGAAGAAATAAATAATGAAATAAAAAATGCCTTTTATGATAATTTAGGTATAAGGGTAACTATTAAGGATTTAAATAGATATATAAAAGCAGAATTGGATACTTTTGAAAATCAAGATAAGATTGCAAGTGTCACATCTGTTACTATATTTGTGTTCATTTCATTAACCCTAATAATATCTACCTTAAATTCAATTTATAAAAGGAAGAAAGAATTTGGAATTCATATATTCAGTGGAGCAACTATAGGTGATTTGGCAATTACTATTTATTTAGAAGTATTACTTGTTCTATTATTTTCATTTGGTATATCTTTGTTAGTAATCTTTTATCAAAATAGCGGAATAAATATATTTAATATAAAAATATTATTTTTAAATCTTATAATAATTTCAGTAATAACAACTATTTTTCCAATTATAAAAATATTTAAATTGGAAATTAATGATATTATAAAGGGAGCAGATTAA
- a CDS encoding ABC transporter ATP-binding protein yields the protein MVLINLKNISKKFGAKDTEVTALRDVSIEINEGEIIAIVGTSGSGKSTLLNIIGTLDRQTTGEYILKNKNLDELNEHDLAKLRNKSFGFVVQNFALINDYTVYENIEIPLVYGKVKSSERRKIINQVLTKLDIQEKINKKPTELSGGQCQRVAIARAIVNDPQIILADEPTGALDKKTGEQVMKIFKALNKEGKTIIIVTHDPRIASQCNRIINIEDGMIKKD from the coding sequence ATGGTTTTAATAAATTTGAAAAATATAAGCAAAAAATTTGGAGCTAAAGATACAGAAGTGACAGCATTAAGAGATGTTAGTATTGAAATAAATGAAGGAGAAATTATTGCCATTGTAGGTACATCAGGCTCAGGAAAATCTACATTGCTTAATATTATAGGAACATTGGATAGGCAAACAACAGGAGAGTATATATTAAAAAATAAAAATTTAGATGAATTAAATGAACACGATTTAGCTAAACTTAGAAATAAGTCTTTTGGTTTTGTAGTTCAGAATTTTGCTTTAATAAATGATTACACTGTATATGAAAATATAGAAATACCATTAGTATATGGAAAAGTAAAAAGTAGTGAGCGTAGAAAGATAATTAATCAAGTATTAACTAAGTTAGATATACAAGAGAAGATTAATAAGAAACCTACTGAATTATCAGGAGGACAATGTCAAAGAGTTGCTATAGCTAGGGCCATTGTTAATGATCCACAAATAATTCTAGCGGATGAACCTACAGGAGCATTAGACAAAAAAACTGGAGAGCAAGTAATGAAAATATTTAAAGCTCTAAATAAGGAAGGAAAAACTATAATTATTGTAACACATGATCCAAGAATCGCATCTCAATGTAATAGAATAATAAACATTGAAGATGGAATGATTAAAAAAGATTAA